A genome region from Bombus terrestris chromosome 10, iyBomTerr1.2, whole genome shotgun sequence includes the following:
- the LOC100649584 gene encoding kinesin-like protein KIF14 isoform X1 produces the protein MSHNTLKSMGHGFCDAIFSSSPINFNKENINSLNEKEGTCSDILDTPQRGVQNVTENKCLKLEKRKILLDNDTENLKSTNIPYTINLSHSKSINTFQRKQVLFPEYATSDSKYKTSTKTVSTGSLNEKTSTMHSCTPKQYKIHTTTSNSKINILPSNKTPVKRYFSDNILSQATPDCFNVVQVETPCGKSNDIGIEDQTVCEGENSNLTVGIRVRPLNTKELNDSKITSVVQVNGQNIIVTCESVQHTFTYDHCFISQIDASEPSYSNQEIVFKNMVLPLVQNAFEGYNVCLFAYGQTGSGKSYSMMGQESAQNNTISHDEAIGIIPRFCQEIFTTVSVNMNTKTTVEISYFEIYNEKIHDLLTNVNSGVKRAPLKVREHPVFGPYIVDLSQHCVQNYKDLQTWLKVGNSQRATAATGMNEKSSRSHSIFSIILTQTQKNNQLSNESADASRRSKINLVDLAGSERLSQTCASGDRLKEGVSINKSLLTLGKVIASLAENTSNRKRGFVPYRESVLTWLLKESLGGNSRTAMLATVSPANIHVEETLATLRYACQARAIVNRVRINEDPHEKLIRELKAEVLRLRGVREGYEKQLGILPRRLLDSVPPVNQNNDEIKQKQQEIDKLRHQLKKTEEQLAITEMTWQMKLRDTEEKKNSEIKYLRRCGIAIELDFREKDKQPCLINLAADPMLSGTLLYLIPPGLVRIGKNSGCQNFSEHLDIMLDGPLVRPLHCTIENSNGKLILSSEMEGDTFVNGQVVTGKVILKHGDRLVIGGNHYFKVSSPYDEHSNIQISAQTVDYEFAHQEILKVQEEKLRAELEESKQKAIKELENAKREVEMQLGSQKLSYERKIEILGSTVQEQKLALEQIHQKKKELELEKELLENEVETNNRLKQIQIDQKKVSVAPYKSNFLQELESILNERAADAEFALKMKASAEAISDGGISLHEMQILVKEATERCREVGLNYEFDQQQIIVNKSLKLVIRIRNRDSMRETFWQPMRFLDWVHRLRDYDIEDSIQELCTSEETWEPYENTETFEDSLNNSRISINITPVKKHLNESLQQLSFDTSILGSTLINQTFDVSKDQETINTCLVQMELATRTLRKLCSRNGGIQSVAESLDNVQSIICSLREILEIEDINKYSNENVTPMQSFNNSVIEDSDTNLAVSKNYNIRSVSPTKSTLHNSINGFDKKSVRFNDKLQQELT, from the exons ATGTCACATAATACTTTAAAATCTATGGGACATGGATTTTGTGATGCCATTTTTTCAAGTTCGCCTATTAATTTCAATAAGGAGAATATAAACTCTTTAAATGAGAA gGAAGGAACATGCTCTGATATACTTGATACACCTCAAAGAGGAGTCCAAAATGTTActgaaaataaatgtttaaaactTGAAAAGCGTAAAATATTACTTGACAATGATactgaaaatttgaaatcaacaaatataccttatactatAAATCTGTCTCACTCAAAATCTATAAATACATTTCAAAGAAAACAAGTTTTATTTCCTGAATATGCAACATCTGATTCAAAGTATAAAACTTCTACGAAAACAGTGTCTACAGGTTCACTGAATGAAAAGACTTCAACCATGCATTCTTGTACTcccaaacaatataaaattcatactaCTACAAgcaattcaaaaataaatatcttgccTTCAAATAAAACACCTGTAAAACGTTATTTTAGTGACAACATTTTATCACAAGCTACTCCTGACTGTTTTAATGTTGTTCAAGTTGAAACACCATGTGgtaaatcaaacgatattggTATTGAAGATCAAACTGTATGTGAAGGAGAAAATAGTAATCTGACTGTAGGTATACGTGTTAGACCTTTGAATACAAA AGAACTAAATGATTCAAAAATTACATCAGTCGTACAAGTAAATGGtcaaaatattattgttacttGTGAATCTGTTCAACATACTTTCACATATGACCATTGCTTTATATCACAAATAGATGCATCAGAACCTAGTTATTCTAATCaggaaattgtatttaaaaatatggtTTTACCACTAGTACAAAATGCTTTTGAAGGGTATAATGTTTGTTTATTTGCTTATGGACAAACAGGGTCTGGTAAAAGTTATAGCATGATGGGTCAAGAATCTGcacaaaataatacaatatcACACGATGAAGCAATTGGTATTATTCCAAGATTTTGTCAAGAAATATTTACGACGGTATCCGTAAATATGAATACTAAAACTACAGTAGAGATtagttattttgaaatttataatgaaaaaatacaCGATCTTttaacaaatgttaacagtGGAGTAAAAAGGGCTCCTCTTAAAGTAAGAGAACATCCTGTATTTGGACCATATATTGTTGATTTAAGTCAACATTGTGTGCAAAATTACAAAGATTTGCAG ACTTGGCTCAAGGTAGGCAATTCACAACGAGCTACAGCAGCAACTGGAATGAATGAAAAGAGTTCACGATCTCATAGTATATTTAGTATCATATTAACACAAACCCaaaaaaataatcaattaaGTAATGAATCTGCGGATGCTAGTCGACgtagtaaaattaatttagtaGATTTAGCGGGTAGTGAAAGACTGAGTCAAACTTGTGCAAGCGGTGACAGATTGAAG GAAGGAGTGtctattaataaatcattgCTTACATTGGGAAAAGTAATCGCATCCTTGGCTGAAAACACAAGTAATCGTAAACGAGGTTTTGTTCCATATCGTGAATCTGTTCTTACATGGCTGCTAAAG GAAAGCCTCGGAGGAAATTCAAGAACAGCAATGCTTGCAACAGTATCACCAGCTAATATACACGTAGAAGAGACGCTTGCAACTCTCCGATATGCTTGTCAAGCTCGAGCCATTGTTAATCGTGTTCGAATCAATGAAGATCCACATGAGAAATTAATTCG GGAATTGAAAGCGGAAGTATTGCGATTGCGCGGTGTACGTGAAGGATACGAAAAGCAACTTGGTATTCTTCCACGTCGTCTTCTCGATTCTGTCCCACCGGTTAACCAAAATAACGATGAAATTAAGCAGAAACAAcaagaaattgataaattaagGCACCAGCTAAAGAAGACTGAAGAACAACTTGCGATTACTGAAAT GACTTGGCAAATGAAATTGCGGGATaccgaggaaaagaaaaattctgaaaTAAAGTACTTACGTCGTTGTGGTATCGCTATTGAACTCGATTTTCGTGAGAAAGATAAGCAACCTTGTCTCATAAATCTCGCGGCCGATCCTATGTTATCTGGTACGCTCTTGTATCTCATTCCTCCAGGACTTGTTCGTATCGGAAAAAATTCAGGTTGTCAGAACTTTTCCGAACATTTGGATATCATGTTGGATGGACCACTGGTTAGGCCTTTACACTG TACTATTGAAAACAGTAATGGGAAACTTATATTATCATCAGAAATGGAAGGAGATACGTTCGTGAATGGACAG GTGGTAACTGGCaaagttattttaaaacatGGTGATCGATTAGTAATTGGCGGCAATCATTATTTTAAAGTCTCAAGTCCTTATGATGAACATAGCAATATACAAATTTCAGCGCAGACTGTAGACTATGAATTTGCTCATCAAGAAATTCTAAAAGTGCAAGAAGAAAA ATTAAGGGCAGAGTTAGAAGAAAGTAAACAGAAAGCaataaaagaattagaaaatgcTAAACGAGAAGTTGAAATGCAATTGGGATCGCAAAAATTATCGTACGAACGTAAAATCGAAATTCTTGGTTCCACGGTTCAAGAGCAGAAACTCGCATTGGAACAAATTCatcaaaagaagaaagaattagAATTGGAAAAAGAATTGCTTGAAAACGAAGTTGAGACAAATAATAGATTAAAACAAATACAAATAGATCAAAAAAAAGTTAGCGTCGCGCCATATAAATCTAATTTCTTACAAGAACTCGAAAGCATTTTAAATGAAAGGGCAGCAGATGCCGAATTCGCTCTCAAAATGAAAGCTAGCGCAGAAGCAATAAGTGACGGTGGTATTAGCTTACATGAAATGCAAATATTGGTAAAAGAAGCTACCGAACGGTGTAGAGAAGTTGGTCTTAATTAT GAGTTTGATCAACaacaaataattgttaataagagTCTGAAACTAGTAAttcgtatacgtaatagagATAGCATGAGAGAGACATTCTGGCAGCCAATGCGTTTTTTAGATTGGGTTCATCGTTTGCGAGACTATGATATAGAAGATTCAATACAGGAGCTGTGTACATCAGAAGAAACTTGGGAACCCTATGAAAATACAGAAACTTTTGAGGACTCCCTAAATAATAGCCGAATTTCAATAAACATAACACCAGTAAAAAAGCATTTAAACGAAAGTCTACAACAACTCTCATTCGATACGTCCATACTTGGGAGTACATTAATTAACCAAACGTTTGATGTTTCCAAAGATCAAGAAACCATAAATACGTGTCTTGTTCAAATGGAACTCGCTACAAGAACTTTACGTAAATTATGTAGTAGAAATGGTGGAATTCAGTCAGTTGCGGAATCACTTGATAATGTGCAAAGTATCATTTGTAGTTTAcgtgaaattttagaaatagaagatataaataaatattccaatGAAAATGTAACTCCTATGCAGAGTTTCAATAATAGTGTAATTGAAGATTCTGACACAAATTTGGCAGTTtctaaaaattacaatataagATCTGTTTCTCCGACAAAATCTACTTTACATAATAGTATTAACGGTTTTGATAAGAAAAGTGTTAGatttaatgataaattacaACAAGAATTAACCTAA
- the LOC125384604 gene encoding pyridine nucleotide-disulfide oxidoreductase domain-containing protein 1, with the protein MDKEEINCTFAIVGGGIAGVSCAKSIAFLVPEEKIILITASPLIKAVTNIVPLSKTLMQFDIEEKDTAVLMEAHDSLKVINDFVIQIDSLNKQVQTRNGRIINYKMLCLCNGARPKLIEEHNNFILGIRDTESVLQFSQKIKNSRRIVIVGNGGIATELVNEVDGVEMIWVIKDKHISATFVDPGAAEFFMDKVYKTDPYTNTNASSFTKRMRYTVTNTSVVTGGPALGPDWHNNFDVKGAFLKSAKVQIEYECEIIKILNKSEQKEVDPMEEWSIYVELTNGKVIGCDFVVSATGVIPNSDIVGLEDIKKSEDGGLLVDWKLETSKQDIYAAGDVCSAGWELAKHWFQMRLWTQAHQMGRYAAKSMVSKLKNEEFLQDFCFELFTHVTKFFGYKVVLLGLYNGQKLDNNYEILLRMTKGTEYIKLILENGKMQGAVLIGDTDLEEMCENLILNQLDLSIYGEDLLNPDIDIEDYFD; encoded by the coding sequence atggataaagaagaaataaattgtacgtTTGCAATAGTAGGTGGAGGTATAGCAGGAGTATCCTGTGCTAAAAGTATAGCCTTTCTTGTTCCGGAGGAAAAAATCATCCTAATTACAGCAAGTCCCTTAATAAAAGCAGTTACAAATATAGTTCCACTTAGTAAAACATTAATGCAGTTTGATATTGAAGAAAAGGACACAGCAGTTTTGATGGAAGCACATGATtcattaaaagttattaatgATTTTGTAATACAAATAGATAGCTTAAATAAACAAGTGCAAACTAGAAATGGAAGaattataaactataaaatgttATGTCTTTGTAATGGTGCTAGACCAAAACTGATAGAAgaacataataattttatactagGGATAAGAGATACAGAATCAGTTCtacaattttctcaaaaaataaaaaattcaagaaGAATTGTAATAGTTGGAAATGGAGGTATTGCTACTGAACTTGTGAATGAAGTAGATGGTGTTGAAATGATATGGGTAATTAAAGATAAACATATTTCTGCAACATTTGTTGATCCTGGGGCTGCAGAATTTTTTATGGACAAGGTATACAAAACTGATCCATATACAAATACTAATGCTAGTTCATTTACTAAAAGAATGAGATACACTGTCACTAATACATCAGTTGTAACAGGTGGACCAGCTCTAGGTCCAGATTGGCATAATAATTTTGATGTAAAAGGTGCTTTCCTTAAATCTGCAAAAGTACAAATAGAATATGAATGTGAGATCATTAAAATTCTTAATAAATCAGAACAAAAGGAAGTTGATCCCATGGAAGAATGGTCCATATATGTTGAATTAACAAATGGAAAAGTTATTGGCTGTGACTTTGTTGTATCAGCAACAGGTGTAATACCAAATTCTGATATAGTAGGTTTGGAGGATATAAAAAAAAGTGAAGATGGGGGGCTGCTGGTAGATTGGAAATTGGAAACTTCaaaacaggatatatatgccgCTGGAGATGTGTGTAGTGCAGGATGGGAATTAGCAAAACATTGGTTTCAAATGAGGCTGTGGACTCAAGCACATCAAATGGGACGGTATGCGGCAAAATCAAtggtttctaaattaaaaaatgaagaatttttGCAAGATTTCTGTTTTGAACTTTTCACCCACGTAACTAAGTTTTTTGGTTACAAAGTAGTTTTACTTGGTTTGTATAATGGACAAAAGTTGGATAACAATTATGAGATATTGTTACGAATGACCAAGGGAACAGAATACATAAAACTTATCCTAGAAAATGGTAAAATGCAAGGAGCAGTATTAATTGGAGACACTGATTTAGAAGAAATGTGCGAAAACTTAATACTTAATCAATTGGATTTAAGTATTTATGGAGAAGATTTACTAAATCCTGATATTGATATTGAAGATTATTTTGATTAA
- the LOC100649584 gene encoding kinesin-like protein KIF14 isoform X2 — protein sequence MSHNTLKSMGHGFCDAIFSSSPINFNKENINSLNEKEGTCSDILDTPQRGVQNVTENKCLKLEKRKILLDNDTENLKSTNIPYTINLSHSKSINTFQRKQVLFPEYATSDSKYKTSTKTVSTGSLNEKTSTMHSCTPKQYKIHTTTSNSKINILPSNKTPVKRYFSDNILSQATPDCFNVVQVETPCGKSNDIGIEDQTVCEGENSNLTVGIRVRPLNTKELNDSKITSVVQVNGQNIIVTCESVQHTFTYDHCFISQIDASEPSYSNQEIVFKNMVLPLVQNAFEGYNVCLFAYGQTGSGKSYSMMGQESAQNNTISHDEAIGIIPRFCQEIFTTVSVNMNTKTTVEISYFEIYNEKIHDLLTNVNSGVKRAPLKVREHPVFGPYIVDLSQHCVQNYKDLQTWLKVGNSQRATAATGMNEKSSRSHSIFSIILTQTQKNNQLSNESADASRRSKINLVDLAGSERLSQTCASGDRLKEGVSINKSLLTLGKVIASLAENTSNRKRGFVPYRESVLTWLLKESLGGNSRTAMLATVSPANIHVEETLATLRYACQARAIVNRVRINEDPHEKLIRELKAEVLRLRGVREGYEKQLGILPRRLLDSVPPVNQNNDEIKQKQQEIDKLRHQLKKTEEQLAITEITIENSNGKLILSSEMEGDTFVNGQVVTGKVILKHGDRLVIGGNHYFKVSSPYDEHSNIQISAQTVDYEFAHQEILKVQEEKLRAELEESKQKAIKELENAKREVEMQLGSQKLSYERKIEILGSTVQEQKLALEQIHQKKKELELEKELLENEVETNNRLKQIQIDQKKVSVAPYKSNFLQELESILNERAADAEFALKMKASAEAISDGGISLHEMQILVKEATERCREVGLNYEFDQQQIIVNKSLKLVIRIRNRDSMRETFWQPMRFLDWVHRLRDYDIEDSIQELCTSEETWEPYENTETFEDSLNNSRISINITPVKKHLNESLQQLSFDTSILGSTLINQTFDVSKDQETINTCLVQMELATRTLRKLCSRNGGIQSVAESLDNVQSIICSLREILEIEDINKYSNENVTPMQSFNNSVIEDSDTNLAVSKNYNIRSVSPTKSTLHNSINGFDKKSVRFNDKLQQELT from the exons ATGTCACATAATACTTTAAAATCTATGGGACATGGATTTTGTGATGCCATTTTTTCAAGTTCGCCTATTAATTTCAATAAGGAGAATATAAACTCTTTAAATGAGAA gGAAGGAACATGCTCTGATATACTTGATACACCTCAAAGAGGAGTCCAAAATGTTActgaaaataaatgtttaaaactTGAAAAGCGTAAAATATTACTTGACAATGATactgaaaatttgaaatcaacaaatataccttatactatAAATCTGTCTCACTCAAAATCTATAAATACATTTCAAAGAAAACAAGTTTTATTTCCTGAATATGCAACATCTGATTCAAAGTATAAAACTTCTACGAAAACAGTGTCTACAGGTTCACTGAATGAAAAGACTTCAACCATGCATTCTTGTACTcccaaacaatataaaattcatactaCTACAAgcaattcaaaaataaatatcttgccTTCAAATAAAACACCTGTAAAACGTTATTTTAGTGACAACATTTTATCACAAGCTACTCCTGACTGTTTTAATGTTGTTCAAGTTGAAACACCATGTGgtaaatcaaacgatattggTATTGAAGATCAAACTGTATGTGAAGGAGAAAATAGTAATCTGACTGTAGGTATACGTGTTAGACCTTTGAATACAAA AGAACTAAATGATTCAAAAATTACATCAGTCGTACAAGTAAATGGtcaaaatattattgttacttGTGAATCTGTTCAACATACTTTCACATATGACCATTGCTTTATATCACAAATAGATGCATCAGAACCTAGTTATTCTAATCaggaaattgtatttaaaaatatggtTTTACCACTAGTACAAAATGCTTTTGAAGGGTATAATGTTTGTTTATTTGCTTATGGACAAACAGGGTCTGGTAAAAGTTATAGCATGATGGGTCAAGAATCTGcacaaaataatacaatatcACACGATGAAGCAATTGGTATTATTCCAAGATTTTGTCAAGAAATATTTACGACGGTATCCGTAAATATGAATACTAAAACTACAGTAGAGATtagttattttgaaatttataatgaaaaaatacaCGATCTTttaacaaatgttaacagtGGAGTAAAAAGGGCTCCTCTTAAAGTAAGAGAACATCCTGTATTTGGACCATATATTGTTGATTTAAGTCAACATTGTGTGCAAAATTACAAAGATTTGCAG ACTTGGCTCAAGGTAGGCAATTCACAACGAGCTACAGCAGCAACTGGAATGAATGAAAAGAGTTCACGATCTCATAGTATATTTAGTATCATATTAACACAAACCCaaaaaaataatcaattaaGTAATGAATCTGCGGATGCTAGTCGACgtagtaaaattaatttagtaGATTTAGCGGGTAGTGAAAGACTGAGTCAAACTTGTGCAAGCGGTGACAGATTGAAG GAAGGAGTGtctattaataaatcattgCTTACATTGGGAAAAGTAATCGCATCCTTGGCTGAAAACACAAGTAATCGTAAACGAGGTTTTGTTCCATATCGTGAATCTGTTCTTACATGGCTGCTAAAG GAAAGCCTCGGAGGAAATTCAAGAACAGCAATGCTTGCAACAGTATCACCAGCTAATATACACGTAGAAGAGACGCTTGCAACTCTCCGATATGCTTGTCAAGCTCGAGCCATTGTTAATCGTGTTCGAATCAATGAAGATCCACATGAGAAATTAATTCG GGAATTGAAAGCGGAAGTATTGCGATTGCGCGGTGTACGTGAAGGATACGAAAAGCAACTTGGTATTCTTCCACGTCGTCTTCTCGATTCTGTCCCACCGGTTAACCAAAATAACGATGAAATTAAGCAGAAACAAcaagaaattgataaattaagGCACCAGCTAAAGAAGACTGAAGAACAACTTGCGATTACTGAAAT TACTATTGAAAACAGTAATGGGAAACTTATATTATCATCAGAAATGGAAGGAGATACGTTCGTGAATGGACAG GTGGTAACTGGCaaagttattttaaaacatGGTGATCGATTAGTAATTGGCGGCAATCATTATTTTAAAGTCTCAAGTCCTTATGATGAACATAGCAATATACAAATTTCAGCGCAGACTGTAGACTATGAATTTGCTCATCAAGAAATTCTAAAAGTGCAAGAAGAAAA ATTAAGGGCAGAGTTAGAAGAAAGTAAACAGAAAGCaataaaagaattagaaaatgcTAAACGAGAAGTTGAAATGCAATTGGGATCGCAAAAATTATCGTACGAACGTAAAATCGAAATTCTTGGTTCCACGGTTCAAGAGCAGAAACTCGCATTGGAACAAATTCatcaaaagaagaaagaattagAATTGGAAAAAGAATTGCTTGAAAACGAAGTTGAGACAAATAATAGATTAAAACAAATACAAATAGATCAAAAAAAAGTTAGCGTCGCGCCATATAAATCTAATTTCTTACAAGAACTCGAAAGCATTTTAAATGAAAGGGCAGCAGATGCCGAATTCGCTCTCAAAATGAAAGCTAGCGCAGAAGCAATAAGTGACGGTGGTATTAGCTTACATGAAATGCAAATATTGGTAAAAGAAGCTACCGAACGGTGTAGAGAAGTTGGTCTTAATTAT GAGTTTGATCAACaacaaataattgttaataagagTCTGAAACTAGTAAttcgtatacgtaatagagATAGCATGAGAGAGACATTCTGGCAGCCAATGCGTTTTTTAGATTGGGTTCATCGTTTGCGAGACTATGATATAGAAGATTCAATACAGGAGCTGTGTACATCAGAAGAAACTTGGGAACCCTATGAAAATACAGAAACTTTTGAGGACTCCCTAAATAATAGCCGAATTTCAATAAACATAACACCAGTAAAAAAGCATTTAAACGAAAGTCTACAACAACTCTCATTCGATACGTCCATACTTGGGAGTACATTAATTAACCAAACGTTTGATGTTTCCAAAGATCAAGAAACCATAAATACGTGTCTTGTTCAAATGGAACTCGCTACAAGAACTTTACGTAAATTATGTAGTAGAAATGGTGGAATTCAGTCAGTTGCGGAATCACTTGATAATGTGCAAAGTATCATTTGTAGTTTAcgtgaaattttagaaatagaagatataaataaatattccaatGAAAATGTAACTCCTATGCAGAGTTTCAATAATAGTGTAATTGAAGATTCTGACACAAATTTGGCAGTTtctaaaaattacaatataagATCTGTTTCTCCGACAAAATCTACTTTACATAATAGTATTAACGGTTTTGATAAGAAAAGTGTTAGatttaatgataaattacaACAAGAATTAACCTAA
- the LOC100650163 gene encoding 28S ribosomal protein S18b, mitochondrial, with the protein MPLILNKLQFAASLLRSNFTPKVIPVKFIHPTFIKYDNDINDEAVPISKDRTKVIPVEISMKYLKSSAYKKTYGEYPVWKYYRRNFKAQIPPQKTRKTCIRGGVISTGSPCPICRDEYLILDYRNIDLLKQFISEHSGEILSYNYTGLCQKAYKDLCVAIMKAKEYGLLPYDVPFRYYEYSEWKN; encoded by the exons atgccattaatattgaataaattGCAATTTGCTGCATCTCTTTTACGAAGTAATTTTACTCCTAAA GTTATACCCGTGAAATTCATACATcctacatttataaaatatgataatgaTATTAACGATGAAGCAGTTCCTATTTCAAAAGATAGAACTAAAGTTATTCCTGTAGAAATAAGCATGAAATATCTAAAAAGTAGTG CTTATAAGAAAACTTACGGAGAGTATCCTGTTTGGAAATATTATAGAAGAAATTTCAAAGCTCAAATACCTCCCCAAAAAACACGAAAGACTTGcatt AGAGGCGGTGTAATTTCTACTGGTAGCCCATGTCCCATATGTAGGGATGAATATCTAATTCTTGATTACCGCAATATTGAtttgttaaaacaatttatttctGAACATAGTGGAGAAATTTTAAGTTACAA TTATACTGGTTTATGTCAAAAGGCTTATAAAGATCTATGTGTAGCAATAATGAAAGCGAAAGAATATGGTTTACTTCCATATGATGTTCCCTTTAGATATTATGAGTACTCAGAATGGaaaaattaa